Sequence from the Egibacter rhizosphaerae genome:
CGGCGAGCCATGGGTCGGCTACGCCCACACGTTCTCATTCAACGACCCCGAGGGGATGTGCCCCCGGTGCCAGGGGCTCGGCGACGTTGTCGACGTCGACCTCGACGCGTTCGTCGACTGGTCGCGCTCGCTCAACGAGGGCGCCCTGCGACACCCGAACTTCAAGGTCGGCACCTGGATGTGGCAGGTCTACGCCAACTCCGGCCGCTTCGACCCCGACAAGCCGCTCGCCGAGTACACCGACGCCGAGTGTCACGATCTGCTCTTCGCCACCGAGGGCAGGGTACCCATCGGCGACGGTCCCGCCCAGGTGAACGCGAGCTACGAGGGCGCGGCCACCAAGTTCCGGCGACTGTCGATCGAACGCGACGTCGCCGAGATGAGCGAGCGCACCCGCGAGATCGCCGCGCGTTTCACGACGTCGAGGTCCTGTCCTGCCTGCGAGGGCGCACGGCTGAACGACACGGTGCTCGGCTGCCGCGTGCACGGCTACAACATCGCCGAAATGGCGGCGATGGAGGCACGCGAGCTCCACATGCTTCTCGATGAGCTCGACCTCCCGGGAGCCGGCCCCGTGGCCGGCCACCTGCGCGAGCGAGTTGGCCACCTCGTCGACATGGGCCTGGGGTACCTCAGCCTCGACCGGCGCACGGCGACGCTGTCGGGCGGCGAGTCGCAGCGAATCAAGATGGTTCGCCACCTCACGAGCAGCCTCACAGACATGCTTTACGTGTTCGACGAACCGACGGTCGGGTTGCACGCCCGCGACGTCGACCGGTTCGTCGCGCTCCTCCTCGAGCTGCGCGACAAAGGCAACACGGTGCTGGTCGTCGAGCACGACCGCGACGTCATCACCGCCGCCGACCACGTTGTCGACATCGGCCCCGGCGCGGGCATTGACGGCGGCGAAGTCGTGTTCACCGGCGCCGTCGCCGCGCTCGCGACCGCCGCGACGCCGACCGGCGAGCACGTGCGCCGGCTGCCGACCCTGCGCCAGGACCCGCGCGAGCCCGCCGGCGTGCTCGAGATCCGCAATGCCTACCAGCACAACCTCCGCGGCCTCGACCTCGACCTCCCGGCCGGGACCCTCACCGTCGTGTCCGGCGTCGCGGGCTCCGGCAAGAGCTCCCTCGTGCACGGCGCGTTCGTCGCCGGCCACACCGACGCGATCGTCGTCGACCAGACCGCGGTCAGCACGAACCGCCGGTCGAACACCGCGACCTACACCGGCATGCTCGACCCGATCCGGAAGGCCTTCGCGCGCGCCAACGGCGTCAGCGCGTCGCTGTTCAGCGCGAACTCCACGGGGGCGTGCCCGTCCTGCCAGGGCCTCGGCGTGATCTACACCGACCTTGCGTTCCTCGAGGGGTTCACGTCGACCTGCGACGCCTGTGGCGGCCAACGCTTCACCGACGACGTCCTCGCCCACCGGCTGCGGGGGGCGAGCATTGGGGACGTGCTCGAGATGACCGCCGGGGTGGCGCTGGACTTCTTCACGGTCGAGCGCAAGGTCCAAACGATCCTCGGGGCGATTGTCGATGTCGGCCTGGACTACCTGCGGCTCGGACAGCCGCTCACAACGCTGTCTGGCGGGGAGTGCCAGCGGATCAAGCTCGCCGCGCAGCTGCACCGTGAGGGCGCGGTCTACGTGCTCGACGAGCCCACCACGGGGCTGCACGCCTCCGACATCGATACGCTCCTCGCCGTCCTCGACCGCCTCGTCGATGGGGGGAACACCGTCCTGGTTATCGAGCACGACCTGCAGGTCATCGCCCACGCCGACTGGGTCGTCGACCTCGGGCCCGAGGGGGGCGACGATGGTGGCGCGGTGCTCTTCGAAGGCCCGCCGACCGATTTGCTACGCGCGAGCGGCTCGCACACGGCTGCCGCGCTGCGACGAGCCGTCGACCGCAGTTGAGGGGAGGAGGCGGCGTTGGGTCGGACGGTGGCCCAGAAGATGGGGCTGCGCGAAGGGGCGCGCGCGTTCGTCGTCGATCCTCCCGCGGCCTCGTGGCTCGCGATCGACGCGCCGCCGTTGGACGTCGCCGACGAGCTCGACGGGCTGTTCGACTACATCCACCTGTTCACCCGGGGCGCGGTCGAACTGGAGCGGGAACTGCCGCGGCTCAGACCGCACCTGGGTTCCACCGGGTCCCTCTGGGTGTCATGGCCGAAGGGGCGCAAGCAGGGCACCGACCTTACCCTCCCGAGGGTCATTGAGATCGGCTACCGGCACGTGCTCGTCGAGAGCACGTGCCTGAGCGTCGACGCGACCTGGTCCGCCCTGAAGTTCACCCGTCCCAAGCCGGGCAAGGTCTACCGCAACAGCTACGGGCGTCT
This genomic interval carries:
- a CDS encoding ATP-binding cassette domain-containing protein, whose translation is MYPDAIRVTGARQHNLKSVDVEIPKGQFTVVTGVSGSGKSSLVFDTIAAEAQRQLNETFSAFQRGFLPSYGQPDADLIEHLSPAIVVDQKRLGGGSRSTLGTISDIAPLLRLLFSRAGEPWVGYAHTFSFNDPEGMCPRCQGLGDVVDVDLDAFVDWSRSLNEGALRHPNFKVGTWMWQVYANSGRFDPDKPLAEYTDAECHDLLFATEGRVPIGDGPAQVNASYEGAATKFRRLSIERDVAEMSERTREIAARFTTSRSCPACEGARLNDTVLGCRVHGYNIAEMAAMEARELHMLLDELDLPGAGPVAGHLRERVGHLVDMGLGYLSLDRRTATLSGGESQRIKMVRHLTSSLTDMLYVFDEPTVGLHARDVDRFVALLLELRDKGNTVLVVEHDRDVITAADHVVDIGPGAGIDGGEVVFTGAVAALATAATPTGEHVRRLPTLRQDPREPAGVLEIRNAYQHNLRGLDLDLPAGTLTVVSGVAGSGKSSLVHGAFVAGHTDAIVVDQTAVSTNRRSNTATYTGMLDPIRKAFARANGVSASLFSANSTGACPSCQGLGVIYTDLAFLEGFTSTCDACGGQRFTDDVLAHRLRGASIGDVLEMTAGVALDFFTVERKVQTILGAIVDVGLDYLRLGQPLTTLSGGECQRIKLAAQLHREGAVYVLDEPTTGLHASDIDTLLAVLDRLVDGGNTVLVIEHDLQVIAHADWVVDLGPEGGDDGGAVLFEGPPTDLLRASGSHTAAALRRAVDRS